Proteins co-encoded in one Papaver somniferum cultivar HN1 chromosome 5, ASM357369v1, whole genome shotgun sequence genomic window:
- the LOC113283997 gene encoding 15-cis-zeta-carotene isomerase, chloroplastic-like gives MASSSSPILLTSNPNLISSNHKKPYKTLTLKRIQIPNFNTQFNKNSSLISFQLSRRKGVIVSASLGETEKEEKKNEFPAAAATSVVGEDSAFFDLGEQKIISWVYFTGILGVVLFALDVIWIDSTNGFGLGKAFVDSVSKVSESHEIVMLILIFIFAAVHSGLASLRESGEKLIGERAFRVLFAGISLPLAVSTVVYFINHRYDGMQLWQLQTLPGLHQLVWISNFVSFFFLYPSTFNLLEVAAVDKPKLHLWETGIMRITRHPQMVGQVMWCLAHTIWIGNSVAVATSIGLIGHHLFGVWNGDRRLSSRYGEAFDIVKSRTSVVPFAAIIDGRQKLPKDYYKEFIRLPYLTITGLTLGAYFAHPLMQAASFRLHW, from the exons ATggcgtcttcttcttcaccaattcTTCTCACTTCAAACCCCAATTTGATATCCTCTAACCATAAGAAACCTTATAAAACCCTCACTTTAAAACGaatccaaatccctaatttcaataCACAATTTAACaaaaactcttctttgatttcgTTTCAATTGAGTAGAAGGAAGGGGGTTATTGTTAGTGCTTCTCTAGGAGAAACagaaaaggaagagaagaagaatgaatttcctgctgctgctgctacttctgtTGTTGGCGAAGATTCAGCTTTTTTTGATTTGGGTGAACAAAAGATTATATCTTGGGTTTATTTTACTGGGATTCTAGGAGTTGTTTTGTTTGCTCTTGATGTGATTTGGATTGATTCAACAAATGGGTTTGGACTTGGTAAAGCTTTTGTTGATTCTGTTTCTAAGGTTTCTGAAAGTCATGAG ATTGTAATGCTgatccttatttttattttcgcgGCTGTCCATAGTGGTCTGGCTAGTTTACGGGAATCAGGAGAGAAACTAATTGGGGAACGTGCTTTCCGTGTTCTGTTCGCAGGGATCTCTCTTCCTTTAGCAGTTAGTACTGTT GTGTACTTCATTAATCACCGGTACGATGGAATGCAATTATGGCAACTTCAGACACTTCCAGGGCTTCACCAACTTGTCTGGATCTCAAATTTTGTCTCCTTCTTTTTTCTTTACCCCTCGACCTTTAATCTATTAGAAGTCGCAGCAGTTGATAAGCCTAAATTGCATCTTTGGGAGACTGGAATCATGAGAATAACCAGGCACCCTCAG ATGGTTGGGCAAGTCATGTGGTGCTTAGCTCACACAATCTGGATTGGCAACTCTGTAGCAGTGGCAACCTCTATTGGTCTAATAGGACACCATCTGTTTGGTGTATGGAATGGTGACAGGAGACTTTCTTCGCGGTATGGAGAAGCATTTGACATTGTGAAGAGTAGAACGAGTGTCGTCCCATTTGCAGCTATAATAGATGGCCGTCAAAAGTTACCCAAAGATTATTACAAGGAATTTATTAGATTACCGTATCTGACAATCACCGGGCTGACTCTAGGTGCATATTTCGCTCATCCATTAATGCAGGCAGCAAGTTTTCGGCTTCATTggtaa
- the LOC113280344 gene encoding putative F-box/LRR-repeat/kelch-repeat protein At1g11620 has translation MLQSEFVLFGFDCQTYDYKVVLITFFEIQSVLDFTPKSKVQIYSLSSDSWKSCVDANLGSHSYKHNCENQGVYHNGSYYLVGKDFHTNETRDAFWRSTVGLSFNFSSQSFRKIPVPDDTCRLNAIGGDQGKIVYITFVSNSTCEYISEVYEVYTMKDYDYSCTATNAESNKYSWSKLHMFTIDHRYGGYGPKAITKNGMFGFLRGFKGGLLFINFLTGEIKDIEIIGALLEGLGEVFRADVYEDSLVSIDSPLLSSS, from the coding sequence ATGTTACAGTCAGAGTTTGTTTTGTTTGGTTTCGACTGCCAAACGTATGATTACAAGGTGGTGCTAATCACTTTTTTCGAAATCCAGAGTGTTCTTGATTTCACTCCTAAGAGCAAGGTTCAAATATATAGCTTAAGCTCGGATTCGTGGAAGTCGTGTGTAGATGCAAATTTAGGCAGTCACTCTTATAAACACAATTGTGAAAATCAAGGTGTATATCATAATGGTAGTTATTATCTCGTAGGAAAGGATTTTCACACAAACGAAACGAGGGATGCTTTCTGGCGTTCGACAGTGGGTCTCTCCTTCAATTTCAGCAGCCAAAGTTTCAGAAAGATACCTGTTCCGGACGATACCTGTCGGTTAAATGCCATAGGAGGTGATCAGGGAAAGATTGTTTACATTACGTTTGTTTCAAACAGTACTTGTGAGTATATTAGTGAAGTATATGAAGTGTATACTATGAAGGATTATGATTACAGTTGCACTGCTACAAATGCGGAAAGTAACAAGTATTCATGGAGCAAACTACATATGTTCACTATTGATCATCGTTATGGCGGCTATGGTCCTAAGGCAATTACGAAAAATGGAATGTTTGGTTTTCTACGTGGTTTTAAAGGTGGTCTACTGTTTATTAACTTTCTTACCGGAGAAATCAAGGATATTGAAATTATTGGTGCATTGTTGGAAGGTCTAGGTGAAGTGTTCAGAGCCGATGTTTACGAGGACAGCTTAGTCTCAATCGATAGTCCACTGCTCAGCAGCAGTTAA